CCGAATACAAGTACTCCCAATAATCCTCCAAGCACAAAGTAAGCCAATCCAAGTGCAACTCCAAATGTGTGGTTTCCAACCTCTCCCAACATGATTTTTCCGGAAAAGTCAAGCGGTGAGTAACCGAGACATACAACCAGTATCAGAAGCGGAGTGTAAACGGCAGGAAGCTCAGCATATGGCACTGAACCGATTATTAGCATTGCAAGGATTGTTAGAACTGACATTATGATTGTCACGATACAGGCTGATCCAGGCTGCATGTCTGAAATGTTCAATGGCTGAACCATCAAAGCAACGAAAATTGCAGACACACCCAAACCTTCAAGGATGCCTACAATCATAACCAAGAATATGCCTATTCCTCTTGAAAGTTGACCCCATTCTATTCCAAACGGAGATTTCTTACGTCCTAAAACGTCGTCGATCAATGCAGAAATACCAATAATCAAAATAAGATTGTTGAATCCAGGCAGCATATAAAAGGACAGTATTATGAAAGGAATGATACCCACTGCCCTTGGAATTCCTCCACGGACATTTGGGAATAGATTTCCCATGTATCCCCTTTTTCCTAAAAACCTAAAAATAATGTCTATTACTGCTGTACCTATTGCAGATAAAACAAAAACGTATATTAATGCAAAAAGTATCGACGCATACATCATAAAAATCACTATTATCAAAAATTATATATAATATTAATACCTTCTTTCTATATAAATTTTAAGCAATTTCGTACCTTAAAATTGCCGCCATGCCTCCAAGGCTTTCCAATTGTTTTCCGCCCTCATGTTCACTGCTGATTACCATGACCTCACCCTTCATGTTTTCGACCATGTCCATCGCATCTCCCATGTTTTCCTCAGCAACCTTTGTGTCTATAATCAATAGCCTATCCACTGCACCAAGATTTATTGCGTTTTGAGTTTCCTTTAAACCGTAGGCTACCTTTGATGAGTTTTTGGCAATTTGAGTGAGCAGGTCATCAATGGCTCCCATTTCCAGCGCCACACGATTCTCGGAAGTGAGCTTTTCCACAGTTCCTTTCTTTAGAACTTCAGATATTCCGTTCCTTCCACCTGAACCTGTGGATTCTATGATTGAAATCTTGGCCAGGTCTGCATGCTTGTCCTTCAGGTAATCATAAAAGTCGTTCTTGACAAATCCCGGACCTGCAATAATGATGTTCTGGATAGAATCGAATTTTACAATCGAATCGATTACCTTCTCATAAAACTGGATGATGTTCTTCTGGCGGTTCTTGTCAATTATCCTTTTTCCGGACACATTCCCCTTGATCGGCCCATAATACTCAATTCCGAATTGTCTCATGAGACCCAGGGTTGCGGTGTCATCCTCCAGAACCACTATGATTGCAGA
Above is a genomic segment from Methanobrevibacter thaueri containing:
- a CDS encoding mRNA surveillance protein pelota: MKIINESEKDGIVEVFPETLDDLWHLSHIIEVGDNASSKTTRRIQDTSGDRSRNDRGVIKTFYLGLDIEKISFQLFTGKLRLTGVITRGPEDLIPLGSHHTLEVKLNTPIKIVKSRWPKWAINRINQAIEASKKLSAIIVVLEDDTATLGLMRQFGIEYYGPIKGNVSGKRIIDKNRQKNIIQFYEKVIDSIVKFDSIQNIIIAGPGFVKNDFYDYLKDKHADLAKISIIESTGSGGRNGISEVLKKGTVEKLTSENRVALEMGAIDDLLTQIAKNSSKVAYGLKETQNAINLGAVDRLLIIDTKVAEENMGDAMDMVENMKGEVMVISSEHEGGKQLESLGGMAAILRYEIA
- a CDS encoding cell wall biosynthesis protein — its product is MMYASILFALIYVFVLSAIGTAVIDIIFRFLGKRGYMGNLFPNVRGGIPRAVGIIPFIILSFYMLPGFNNLILIIGISALIDDVLGRKKSPFGIEWGQLSRGIGIFLVMIVGILEGLGVSAIFVALMVQPLNISDMQPGSACIVTIIMSVLTILAMLIIGSVPYAELPAVYTPLLILVVCLGYSPLDFSGKIMLGEVGNHTFGVALGLAYFVLGGLLGVLVFGFLTTALIAFVRRHNLRVFFRQKLRILDPTFGDYFMDVLTGGGLGDLLRKWFLSDKQYDVKNPILISLGFRRLLYNPYASYHRSYVPKNHIPRLGKGE